A genome region from Manihot esculenta cultivar AM560-2 chromosome 5, M.esculenta_v8, whole genome shotgun sequence includes the following:
- the LOC122723683 gene encoding uncharacterized protein LOC122723683: MEGEVMEDRDTLSVEMAGLSVDGGGQMGLEYQQEELGAGDNLELCLVGRFLSVRIINYNAMSLSLAELWQPREGMTVRELGGDLYVFQFFHEVDIHRALEMCPCTFDNQILIIERMSGFSTPIEVPLNHIYIWLKIFDLQTGFHSERVAKDIGNQVGQFIASDERNFTGEFDSFVRIRVRLDVRKPLMQGINLRRTGAGQAPRNYSLDIRAKPRRGGMVNKSSRWLRTPGRSFRSEGSSGSAMETDQDYAAYHGPNLNSNSEKDKGVVTGAALAKSPILSQHAVNSHVHPAMQSPTGLTIVDLKRCRMEEALNEERAQDGGTNARPDSTLSRAAPKNMIEEIKNLLGYDDFVSVDCVGHSGGLALLWRAIDYVHVLFQSARCIDVEGDLDSVGSWRLTGFYGHPNCNHHQESWALLQNLATMSTRPWVCMGDFNDILANHEKKGGRRQPNALIQGFRNAVMAAGLCDFPMSGYKFTWETGRGSDRWVEEKLDRVLTSPSFNSLFSHARAASLEASSSDHLPILLEIRLFIPTQLARRFKFENSWRREPQCRELISNVWNSSASVDVFNKLLRCGELLYRWGLDIRNLHKQELVQCKLDMQHLRGSRSLADVRKFEEAKKRYHDLLRDKEIQWKQRAKVFWLKEGDSNTRFFHAMATNRKKKNLIHRLQDSNGVWCERGLALDTLIVDYFQDIFQANSGNTQPIIDHIPHCITEEHNAFLLAPYSPEEARAAVFSMQADKAPGLDGFNPGFFQYHWDIIGSDVSSTCISMLAVGTFPVELNETALVLIPKKTIPGTMGDLRPIALCNVFYKIMSKMVANRLKRLLPRIISPSQSAFVAGRSIHDNTIIAFELMHFFKGKRYGRESYGALKMDISKAYDHMEWNYVSDVLDKMGFSTQWTSVIMHCITSVSYHIVHDGKELGPIMPTRGLRQGDSLSPYIFILCTEGLSQLISHKVASSALHGCRVARRCPEITHLFFADDSLIFFHSTAAEAQVVKEVVSTYAQASGQLINFTKSAICFSKNTRQNDRAGVCSVLGVEEHSSLGKYLGLPSVVGINKREIFGFLKDKVWQKLNSWKHRCLSRAGKEILLRTVLQALPNYVMSMFLIPKTLCHDLQQMMNMFWWGKGINHERGIHWMSWDRMSQPKFVGGLGFKKLREFNLAMVGKQAWNIVTNPSSLVARLIKARYFPDANFIRLVWGPIRAIFGEAFGKHNLLLRPVCVGKLEMDSKFESGKILGSQICLPPGCKHRSLLTHSMEEQQVILSIPLPRFAASDRLIWKLEPKGQYSVKSVYKFLTNIGDGVVGGHVSAMWRKLWNVRAPPKCRDLVWRAANNAIPVLQLLQQRHIPVHNSCPLCNSVSEYVLHVLVTCPFAKRVWLASSIGWLFPQSASFLAWLCSVSQLVRKEDQAMVVMICWALWQARNDVVWSSKWSSPAAVVYRARTILYDWCNARHVDDSSSDAVPAPPPLHFWVPPLQGSLKANVDAAVFPDGFIGVGGVLCSYDGSFVGACQHKLLGYFSPKTAELIAIREVLSWIKRLGYDQIVLESDALTVVKALLSSSTSDFSSFGSLVDDCKSLIAEMNSVSVSFVPQSANSVAHLIARAASTISDRIEWHPSTINCSYFDVGLSNLNAITFLVQKKKITISSRSL, encoded by the exons ATGGAAGGGGAGGTCATGGAGGATCGAGATACTTTATCAGTAGAGATGGCTGGTTTATCGGTGGACGGCGGTGGTCAGATGGGTCTTGAATATCAACAAGAGGAGTTGGGGGCAGGAGACAATCTTGAGCTATGTTTGGTGGGCAGATTTCTTTCGGTGAGGATTATCAACTATAATGCTATGTCTTTGTCATTAGCCGAGCTGTGGCAACCCCGTGAAGGGATGACTGTTAGGGAGTTGGGTGGTGATCTTTATGTGTTTCAATTTTTTCATGAGGTAGATATTCACCGTGCCCTGGAAATGTGCCCTTGCACCTTTGATAATCAGATTCTGATTATAGAACGTATGTCAGGTTTTTCTACTCCTATAGAGGTCCCTCTTAATCACATTTATATTTGGCTCAAGATCTTTGATTTACAGACTGGGTTTCATTCTGAAAGGGTAGCTAAAGATATTGGCAATCAGGTCGGTCAGTTTATTGCTTCAGATGAGCGCAATTTTACTGGGGAGTTCGACTCATTTGTTCGAATCCGTGTTAGATTGGATGTTCGGAAACCGCTGATGCAAGGCATCAACTTGAGAAGAACAGGTGCAG GACAGGCCCCTCGCAACTATTCTCTGGACATCCGTGCTAAACCTCGCAGAGGGGGAATGGTGAACAAGAGCTCACGGTGGCTTCGTACGCCGGGGAGGTCTTTCCGATCAGAAGGTAGTAGTGGTTCAGCTATGGAAACTGATCAAGATTATGCCGCTTATCACGGGcctaatttaaattcaaattctgAAAAAGATAAGGGAGTGGTTACTGGAGCTGCTTTAGCTAAGTCTCCTATTTTGTCTCAACATGCTGTTAATTCCCATGTACACCCAGCCATGCAATCTCCTACTGGGCTTACTATTGTGGACCTGAAGCGGTGTCGTATGGAGGAGGCATTAAATGAGGAGAGGGCCCAAGATGGTGGTACCAATGCAAGACCTGATTCTACACTTTCAAGGGCTGCACCAAAAAACAT GattgaagaaataaaaaatttattgggtTATGATGATTTTGTTTCTGTAGACTGTGTGGGGCATAGTGGTGGTCTGGCTTTACTTTGGCGTGCTATTGACTATGTGCATGTTCTATTTCAATCGGCTAGATGTATTGATGTGGAGGGTGACTTAGATTCAGTGGGTAGTTGGCGACTAACTGGCTTTTATGGACATCCTAATTGTAATCATCATCAGGAGTCTTGGGCTTTACTACAGAATTTAGCAACTATGAGCACACGTCCCTGGGTCTGTATGGGGGACTTCAATGACATTCTAGCTAATCATGAGAAGAAAGGAGGCAGACGGCAACCGAATGCATTGATTCAGGGGTTTCGCAATGCTGTAATGGCAGCGGGACTCTGTGATTTTCCCATGAGCGGATATAAATTTACTTGGGAAACTGGTAGGGGCTCAGATCGGTGGGTTGAAGAAAAATTAGATAGAGTTCTTACCTCTCCATCATTTAATTCTTTGTTTTCCCATGCTAGAGCGGCTTCGTTGGAAGCTTCTTCATCTGATCATCTTCCAATACTGTTGGAGATACGTCTCTTTATTCCGACCCAGTTGGCCAGGAGATTTAAATTTGAGAACAGTTGGAGAAGAGAGCCGCAGTGCCGTGAGTTGATCTCCAATGTTTGGAATTCGAGTGCCTCTGTGGATGTGTTTAATAAATTACTTCGGTGTGGAGAATTGTTGTATAGATGGGGGCTGGACATTCGAAATCTACATAAGCAGGAGTTGGTACAGTGTAAGTTAGATATGCAGCACTTGCGGGGTTCTCGTTCGTTGGCTGATGTTCGCAAGTTTGAGGAGGCTAAGAAGAGATACCATGACTTGTTGAGGGATAAAGAAATACAATGGAAGCAACGTGCCAAAGTCTTTTGGTTGAAAGAAGGAGATTCTAACACTAGATTCTTTCATGCAATGGCTACaaacagaaaaaagaagaatCTGATTCATCGGCTCCAAGACAGCAATGGGGTTTGGTGTGAGAGGGGGCTAGCTCTCGACACTCTTATTGTTGATTATTTTCAGGATATCTTCCAGGCAAATTCAGGTAATACTCAGCCTATTATTGATCATATCCCTCACTGTATTACTGAGGAACATAATGCTTTTCTTCTTGCTCCTTATTCACCTGAGGAAGCCCGTGCAGCAGTGTTTAGCATGCAAGCGGACAAGGCACCTGGTCTCGATGGGTTCAACCCAGGTTTTTTCCAATATCACTGGGATATTATTGGGTCTGATGTTTCATCTACTTGTATTTCAATGTTGGCTGTCGGTACATTCCCGGTAGAGTTAAATGAAACAGCATTAGTTTTGATTCCAAAGAAGACAATTCCTGGGACGATGGGGGATTTGCGGCCAATAGCTTTGTGTAATgtcttttataaaataatgtcCAAGATGGTTGCAAATCGACTTAAAAGGCTACTGCCTCGGATTATTTCTCCATCACAGTCGGCATTTGTTGCCGGGAGAAGCATCCATGATAATACTATAATTGCCTTCGAGCTTATGCACTTTTTCAAAGGCAAGCGCTATGGTCGTGAGAGTTATGGTGCCTTAAAGATGGACATTAGCAAGGCATATGATCATATGGAGTGGAATTATGTTTCGGATGTCTTGGATAAAATGGGTTTCTCAACACAGTGGACGAGTGTGATCATGCACTGTATTACTTCAGTCAGCTATCATATTGTTCATGATGGGAAGGAATTGGGTCCAATTATGCCTACACGAGGATTGCGGCAAGGAGATTCCTTGTCCCCATATATATTTATCTTGTGTACTGAGGGACTTTCACAGCTTATATCGCACAAGGTGGCTAGTTCGGCTTTACATGGTTGTCGGGTGGCTAGGAGATGCCCTGAGATAACTCATCTCTTCTTTGCCGATGATAGCTTGATTTTCTTCCATAGCACTGCTGCTGAAGCTCAGGTTGTGAAGGAGGTGGTTTCTACTTATGCACAGGCATCTGGGCAGCTCATAAATTTCACTAAATCTGCCATATGCTTCTCTAAGAACACGAGACAGAATGATCGAGCTGGTGTGTGCTCTGTGTTAGGCGTGGAAGAGCATTCAAGTTTGGGCAAATATTTGGGTCTTCCATCAGTGGTGGGCATAAACAAAAGGGAAATATTTGGTTTTTTAAAGGACAAGGTGTGGCAGAAACTTAACTCCTGGAAACATCGTTGCTTGTCCCGTGCAGGTAAAGAAATCTTACTAAGAACAGTGCTCCAAGCACTTCCTAATTATGTGATGAGCATGTTCCTAATCCCTAAGACTCTTTGTCACGACCTCCAACAGATGATGAATATGTTTTGGTGGGGTAAAGGTATTAACCATGAAAGGGGAATCCATTGGATGAGTTGGGATAGGATGAGTCAACCAAAATTTGTTGGAGGGTTGGGCTTCAAGAAGTTAAGGGAGTTCAACTTGGCTATGGTTGGAAAGCAAGCTTGGAATATTGTGACTAATCCTTCTTCTTTGGTGGCAAGGTTAATTAAAGCTCGTTATTTTCCTGATGCTAATTTTATCAGGCTCGTCTGGGGTCCAATCCGAGCTATTTTTGGCGAAGCATTTGGGAAGCACAATCTGTTATTAAGGCCGGTATGTGTTGGAAAGTTGGAAATGGACAGCAAATTCGAGTCTGGGAAGATCCTTGGATCCCAAATTTGCCTTCCTCCTGGGTGCAAACATCGCAGCCTGTTAACTCACAG TATGGAAGAGCAGCAGGTCATACTGTCTATTCCCCTCCCTCGATTTGCTGCTAGTGACAGATTGATCTGGAAGTTGGAGCCAAAGGGTCAATATTCAGTTAAATCAGTTTATAAATTCCTAACTAATATTGGGGATGGAGTTGTGGGAGGTCATGTTAGTGCGATGTGGCGGAAATTATGGAACGTCAGGGCTCCTCCTAAGTGTCGCGACTTAGTGTGGAGGGCAGCCAATAATGCCATACCAGTTTTGCAGCTGCTTCAACAGCGACATATTCCTGTGCATAATTCATGTCCTTTATGTAATTCTGTTAGTGAATATGTGCTCCATGTGCTGGTTACATGCCCTTTTGCCAAGAGGGTATGGCTTGCGTCTTCGATTGGATGGCTTTTTCCTCAGTCGGCGTCATTTTTGGCATGGTTGTGCTCAGTTTCGCAGCTGGTGAGAAAGGAAGACCAAGCTATGGTGGTAATGATCTGCTGGGCTCTTTGGCAGGCAAGGAATGATGTGGTCTGGTCTTCGAAGTGGTCGAGCCCTGCTGCTGTGGTGTATCGGGCTAGGACAATCCTCTACGATTGGTGTAATGCGCGACACGTTGATGACAGTTCTTCTGATGCTGTGCCAGCTCCTCCACCGTTACATTTCTGGGTTCCACCGCTTCAAGGATCCTTGAAAGCTAATGTAGATGCAGCAGTCTTCCCTGATGGCTTCATTGGGGTTGGTGGAGTGCTTTGCTCATATGATGGCTCTTTTGTTGGCGCTTGTCAACATAAACTCCTTGGTTACTTCTCTCCTAAAACAGCTGAGCTAATTGCCATTAGAGAAGTTCTGAGTTGGATTAAGAGGCTGGGTTATGATCAGATAGTGTTGGAATCAGATGCTCTTACGGTAGTGAAGGCTTTGCTTTCTTCTTCAACTTCTGATTTTTCTAGTTTTGGGTCCCTTGTTGATGATTGTAAATCTCTAATAGCAGAGATGAATTCAGTATCTGTGAGTTTTGTTCCTCAATCTGCCAATAGTGTGGCACATCTTATAGCTAGAGCTGCCTCTACTATTTCAGACAGGATAGAGTGGCACCCCTCCACAATTAATTGTTCATACTTTGATGTTGgactttcaaatttgaatgcaaTTACATTtttagttcaaaaaaaaaaaataacgatATCCAGCAGAAGTCTTTAG
- the LOC110614865 gene encoding disease resistance RPP13-like protein 4 — protein sequence MAIVDAMIQILAQQVFTALQTQAHFALDFKGQFEVMKTRLDLTKALLADTENLKNKKEIVKTSLSTLRELVYEADNILTDCIISDEYQNDGSCSSLTFQKPLFWYNTGKKLKDINAKMDTMERSLAAYLQAKDLSNRGDDAYQVVKFTTQDYDPSEIIGLKHDLQKLKDWIFGTTNVLHRVGIVGMGGLGKTTIAQKIFNDEEVATRYQKMLWVSVSQTFSENRIMRSMLEQLEPNFSISDESLMMHKINQALEGKTCLIFMDDVWRMNLPWWDKFCSSLQKVIGGSSCIIITTRNEDVATDMGVDKSQIHQPKTLNKDDSWLLFSKFAFSRCREKRCPDPQFEKEGREILDKCGGLPLAIKTVAALLAPKANSLVQWNEINKNFHELTVEGKISSVMASLQLSYDELPTHLKQCLLCFSIYPEDSEIHAEQLIHWWVGEGLIQGKGSKTAKEMGFDYLSDLVARCLVEAVHRRDYDGRVYVCRMHDMVRELTIKIAEEESFGKFDEQSRQIPTVNSRWLGITSAMDPKSVRSSTKLRALLLIPSSKVVLARHIGSFSSLRVLDFSLISKQDDIPVKDFLAWICSLKRLAYLNLSGFLSIKELPSSMRKLRNLQILILCGCSNLVTLNPYITTLKKLVVLDLGSCGLEYLPKRLGSLLYLQELSGFRVSNQANRQSFRFHELRGLSHLRVLRMSIGNDTAISQEDRDVLSQLSKLKVLAIDAEDCEGQNILEMLNALSPPPSLQEFYLRRYRHKTLPAWINPEKLSSLQYLCIENGDLEHIETSPRWVAEIQYTWNIEGLCFKVLPNLNINWKNLEKDMPLLRYAEVSGCFNLQHFPCPDEKLAVWRKNED from the coding sequence ATGGCGATCGTAGATGCTATGATTCAAATCCTGGCACAACAAGTGTTCACAGCTCTGCAGACCCAAGCTCATTTTGCACTTGACTTCAAAGGTCAATTCGAGGTGATGAAGACTAGACTGGATCTTACGAAGGCCTTGCTTGCTGACACAGAAAATCTCAAAAACAAGAAGGAAATTGTCAAGACAAGCTTGTCTACCTTAAGAGAACTGGTCTATGAAGCTGACAACATACTAACAGACTGCATAATTAGTGATGAATATCAGAATGATGGGTCCTGCTCTAGTTTGACATTTCAAAAGCCGCTCTTCTGGTACAATACAGGCAAGAAACTGAAGGATATTAATGCAAAAATGGACACAATGGAAAGATCTTTGGCTGCATATTTGCAAGCAAAAGACTTGAGCAACCGTGGAGATGATGCTTACCAGGTTGTGAAATTCACAACACAAGATTATGACCCATCAGAGATAATAGGATTAAAACACGATTTGCAGAAGTTAAAAGACTGGATTTTTGGCACAACGAATGTTCTTCATCGAGTTGGCATAGTAGGGATGGGGGGTTTGGGGAAAACTACCATAGCCCAGAAAATTTTTAACGATGAAGAGGTTGCTACTCGCTATCAGAAGATGCTTTGGGTGTCAGTTTCTCAAACTTTCAGCGAGAATAGGATCATGAGGAGCATGCTGGAACAACTAGAACCAAATTTCTCTATATCTGACGAGAGCCTGATGATGCACAAAATTAACCAAGCTCTTGAAGGTAAGACTTGCCTTATATTTATGGATGATGTGTGGAGGATGAATCTACCTTGGTGGGATAAGTTCTGTTCGAGCCTGCAGAAAGTAATTGGTGGAAGCAGTTGTATTATAATCACCACAAGAAATGAAGATGTTGCAACTGATATGGGTGTCGATAAGTCACAAATCCATCAGCCAAAAACTCTGAATAAAGACGACAGCTGGTTGTTGTTCAGTAAATTTGCGTTTTCAAGGTGCAGAGAGAAACGTTGTCCAGATCCACAGTTCGAGAAAGAAGGCAGGGAGATCTTGGATAAATGTGGGGGACTACCGCTGGCAATCAAGACAGTAGCAGCATTACTGGCACCAAAAGCCAATTCACTTGTCCAGTggaatgaaattaataaaaattttcatgaaTTGACAGTGGAAGGAAAAATAAGTTCAGTAATGGCGTCTTTGCAACTCAGCTATGATGAACTTCCAACACATCTAAAGCAATGTCTTCTGTGTTTCTCCATTTATCCTGAAGACTCTGAGATACATGCTGAACAATTAATCCACTGGTGGGTTGGAGAAGGACTCATCCAAGGCAAAGGCTCAAAGACAGCAAAAGAAATGGGATTCGATTACCTGTCTGATCTAGTAGCCAGATGCTTGGTTGAAGCTGTACATAGGCGAGACTACGATGGAAGAGTCTACGTTTGCAGGATGCATGATATGGTGCGAGAATTAACCATTAAGATTGCAGAGGAGGAATCATTTGGCAAGTTTGATGAGCAAAGCAGGCAGATACCGACTGTAAATTCTCGCTGGTTAGGCATCACAAGTGCAATGGACCCAAAATCTGTAAGAAGCAGCACAAAGCTCAGGGCATTATTACTGATTCCAAGCAGTAAAGTTGTCCTGGCTAGGCACATTGGGTCGTTTAGTTCCCTCAGAGTGTTGGATTTCTCCCTCATCAGTAAGCAGGATGATATTCCTGTAAAGGATTTCTTGGCTTGGATTTGCTCTCTTAAACGCCTGGCGTATCTGAATCTTAGTGGTTTCCTGAGCATTAAAGAACTACCATCTTCAATGAGAAAGCTGCGGAACCTGCAGATTTTGATTTTATGTGGATGCAGTAATCTAGTCACATTAAATCCATATATCACTACATTGAAGAAGCTGGTGGTGTTGGATTTAGGATCTTGTGGTCTGGAATATCTACCCAAGCGACTTGGCAGTCTCTTATATCTACAAGAACTTTCAGGATTCAGGGTAAGCAATCAGGCAAATAGGCAAAGCTTTCGATTTCACGAGCTTCGGGGACTTAGCCACCTGAGGGTCCTGCGAATGAGCATAGGCAATGACACTGCAATTTCACAAGAAGATAGAGATGTCTTATCGCAGCTCAGCAAACTCAAGGTTCTGGCCATTGATGCTGAAGATTGTGAAGgacaaaatattttagaaatgcTTAATGCTCTTTCACCTCCACCAAGTCTCCAGGAATTCTATCTCAGGCGTTATCGGCATAAAACTCTTCCTGCATGGATCAATCCTGAGAAGCTTTCTAGTTTGCAGTATCTCTGTATTGAGAATGGAGACCTGGAGCACATAGAAACCAGTCCACGATGGGTTGCTGAAATTCAGTATACTTGGAACATTGAGGGTCTATGTTTCAAGGTGTTGCCAAACTTAAATATAAACTGGAAGAACTTGGAGAAGGACATGCCTTTATTACGTTACGCAGAGGTGAGTGGTTGCTTCAATTTGCAACATTTTCCATGTCCTGATGAGAAGTTGGCAGTCTGGAGGAAGAATGAAGATTGA
- the LOC110616298 gene encoding probable LRR receptor-like serine/threonine-protein kinase At1g14390 gives MENLRSCLCLLFPLLVMLVPVSIGQLSPSETRILFQVQKLLEYPQVLQGWNNWTNFCYLPPSPSLKIVCSNNHVAELTVVGNKSSSSQSPKPMNSGNFAVSQQTLSNNFSIDAFFTVLTKLSNLKVLSLVSLGLWGPLPAKINRFWSLQVLNCSSNFIYGEIPQRFVSLKNLASLVLADNLLSGRVPDLKGLVLLRELNLSGNHLGPNFPSLGNNLVTVILSNNSFRSVIPSGLKNFNQLQQLDISFNKLIGQIPSALFSLPSIQYLDLAQNQFSGTLATNTSCSAKLKFLDISRNLLIGKLPSCIAFSSPNRTVISSWNCLSSRNSSNQHPFSFCNKEALAVKPPAEHEKKKSITNLGLILGIIGGVVGIAAVLGLLIVIIVRRSQETISYGGKFDGSAADKMSVRSSSVPTIDSRRVPQTMRSAAIGLPPYRVFTLEEIEDATNNFDQNNFLGEESQGQLYKGWLRDGLVVLIKCVKLKQKNLPQSLVQHMELLSKLRHLHLVSVLGHCIVTFQDHPTTASTVFVVLEHISNGSLQDHLTDWRKKDVLKWPQRMAITIGVARGIQFLHTGVAPGIFGNNLKIENVLLDESLTAKLSNYNVPLPSKVGSESPLNGIDAYNLSANAEKEDVYQLGVILVQVITGRLVTSQSELEELRIQLEKGLTEAPAKLRAMVDPSTRGSFAYESLRTTVKITINCLSADSSSRPSIEDVLWNLQYSNQVQEGWTSSGNLGTQL, from the exons ATGGAAAATTTAAGGTCGTGTCTCTGTTTATTGTTTCCTCTACTCGTCATGCTTGTTCCTGTTTCAATCGGACAATTGTCTCCAAGTGAAACCAGAATTCTTTTCCAAGTTCAGAAACTTCTTGAATATCCTCAAGTGCTTCAAGGATGGAACAATTGGACCAACTTCTGTTATCTCCCTCCCTCGCCTTCTCTCAAGATTGtttgctcaaacaatcatgTTGCAGAATTAACTGTAGTTGGAAACAAAAGCTCTTCATCTCAGAGCCCAAAACCAATGAATTCAGGAAATTTTGCCGTCTCCCAGCAAACTTTGTCTAATAATTTCTCAATTGATGCTTTCTTCACAGTTCTAACAAAGCTTTCCAACTTGAAAGTGTTATCACTAGTTTCCTTGGGTTTGTGGGGTCCATTGCCTGCCAAGATTAACAGGTTTTGGTCTCTTCAAGTACTTAACTGTAGCTCAAATTTCATTTATGGGGAGATTCCTCAACGGTTTGTGTCATTAAAGAATCTTGCTAGTCTTGTTTTAGCTGATAATTTGCTCAGTGGGAGAGTGCCAGATCTCAAAGGCTTAGTTCTACTTCGAGAGTTGAATTTAAGTGGGAACCATCTTGGACCCAACTTCCCTTCACTAGGAAACAATCTTGTTACTGTAATTTTGAGTAACAATTCGTTTAGATCTGTTATTCCTTCAGGGCTCAAGAACTTCAACCAACTTCAGCAATTAGACATCTCGTTTAATAAGCTAATTGGACAAATCCCATCTGCTCTGTTCTCTCTGCCTTCAATTCAGTATCTTGATTTAGCCCAAAATCAGTTCAGTGGTACCCTGGCAACCAACACTTCTTGCTCTGCTAAGCTTAAGTTCCTAGACATTTCTCGCAATCTTTTGATAGGAAAATTACCTTCATGTATTGCATTCAGTTCTCCAAATCGGACTGTCATTAGTTCATGGAATTGTTTGTCTAGTAGAAATTCAAGTAATCAACATCCATTTTCATTCTGTAATAAAGAAGCTTTAGCTGTCAAGCCCCCAGCTgaacatgaaaagaaaaaatccaTCACCAATCTAGGCCTCATACTTGGTATTATTGGAGGTGTTGTTGGGATAGCAGCTGTTCTTGGATTGTTGATTGTGATCATTGTAAGAAGATCGCAAGAAACAATCTCTTATGGTGGTAAATTTGATGGATCTGCTGCTGATAAAATGTCTGTTCGTAGCTCCTCAGTGCCAACCATTGATTCAA GGCGTGTGCCTCAGACAATGAGGTCAGCTGCAATAGGTCTGCCACCATATCGTGTTTTCACATTAGAAGAAATTGAGGATGCAACTAACAACTTTGATCAAAACAATTTCCTGGGAGAAGAATCTCAGGGACAG CTTTACAAAGGTTGGCTCAGAGATGGCTTGGTGGTCCTGATAAAATGTGTGAAATTAAAGCAGAAGAATTTGCCTCAAAGTTTGGTGCAGCACATGGAGCTACTTTCAAAGCTGAGGCATCTGCATTTGGTCAGTGTTCTTGGGCACTGCATTGTTACTTTCCAGGATCATCCAACTACAGCTAGCACTGTCTTTGTGGTTCTTGAACACATCTCCAATGGATCTCTTCAGGATCATCTCACTG ATTGGAGAAAGAAGGATGTCCTGAAATGGCCGCAAAGAATGGCAATCACCATTGGAGTTGCCAGGGGAATCCAGTTCTTGCACACAGGAGTTGCACCTGGAATTTTTGGGAACAATTTAAAGATTGAAAATGTATTGTTGGATGAAAGTCTCACTGCAAAACTTAGTAACTACAACGTTCCCTTGCCATCTAAG GTTGGTTCAGAGAGTCCTCTGAATGGAATAGATGCATATAATCTCAGTGCAAATGCAGAAAAGGAAGACGTTTATCAACTGGGAGTTATCCTAGTTCAAGTCATTACAGGCAGACTTGTAACATCTCAAAGTGAATTGGAAGAGTTAAGGATTCAG CTAGAAAAAGGCTTAACTGAGGCGCCAGCAAAACTACGAGCTATGGTAGATCCTTCAACAAGGGGCAGTTTCGCATATGAATCACTAAGAACTACAGTCAAAATCACCATTAATTGCCTCTCTGCAGACTCCAGCAGTAGACCTTCAATAGAAGATGTTCTCTGGAATCTGCAGTATTCAAATCAAGTTCAGGAAGGATGGACCAGTAGCGGAAACCTTGGCACGCAGTTATAG